GGCTCGTCAGCCCATCCTGGATGCCAACCTGGAAAATGTGCGTTTCTATCCCGCGGTTCTGCGGCCTTTACAGCGCTTCCGCGTGAAATGTTGGGATTACTACGGCATCACCACACCCACCCACTTTTTCTCCGCCACGTTGGCACACCTGGGATACGCCGGCCAGGCCTTCGTGTATATTATTGACTTCGAACGACGCACCTGCCATGAACAGACGCTGACCATCCCGTTCGGCCGGGGTATTCACCTTGCTCCCAAGAGCACGGAAGGGGAAAGCTTCTTCGACAACGGCCGGGTAGCACTGCGCTTCCAGGCGAAACCGGATTCCCGCCATCTGTCCGTGGAGTGGCCGGCGTTCGCCGGCGCCCACCTGAATGCCGACATCACCCTGCAGATGCTGGAGGGGCACGAATCTACCGTCATCGTTATTCCCATCGGGCGCAAGCGTTTCTATTACAACCGCAAGGTGAACTGCATGCCGGCCGCCGGCCGCATCCAGTGGGGCGAAACCCGTCTCGATCTCGACCCACAGCACTGCCTGGGCAACCTGGACTGGGGGCGCGGGGTCTGGGAGTACCGCTCCTTCTGGGTCTGGGCCAGCGCCTCCGGCTTCCTTCCCGACGGCCGCACCCTCGGGTTGAACCTGGGATTTGGCTTCGGCGACACCTCCGCCGCCACGGAAAACACCCTCCTATTGCAGGGCCGCATCCATAAGCTGGGGCAGGTGGATTTCGAATATGACAGCCGCAATTTCATGCGTCCCTGGCGTATGACCTCGCCCGACGGCCGGCTGTCCCTGGAATTTACCCCGTTCATGGAGCGCGTGGCGCGCACGAACCTGCTTCTCATCGCTTCGGAAGTGCACCAGATGTTCGGCCACTATGAGGGCCAGGTCGTGACCGATGAAGGGGAGACCGTGTCCGTGCGGGGCCTTATCGGGTGGGTGGAGGAGCACCACGCTCGCTGGTAAGGGCACTGTTCCTGGAAATCGCGGCCAGGAAAAATTGACAAAAATTCCGTTCCCGATAAAATAGCGCCTCGTGCACGCCTGCTGGCCCAGCAGGCGTGCACTGTGTGTGCACAACACTTATGACTCATTCCATGCATCAGGAGGATGTACCGTGGCGCAGGCAGCAAAAATGGGAGCGGATGTGGCAACGCGAGAGGCTCGTCGCTCGCGCAACTCTGGGCACGTGTGTGTCAAGT
The Anaerolineae bacterium genome window above contains:
- a CDS encoding DUF2804 domain-containing protein; the protein is MNPSHQRELSHPGPLLDAHGNLTQVGWARQPILDANLENVRFYPAVLRPLQRFRVKCWDYYGITTPTHFFSATLAHLGYAGQAFVYIIDFERRTCHEQTLTIPFGRGIHLAPKSTEGESFFDNGRVALRFQAKPDSRHLSVEWPAFAGAHLNADITLQMLEGHESTVIVIPIGRKRFYYNRKVNCMPAAGRIQWGETRLDLDPQHCLGNLDWGRGVWEYRSFWVWASASGFLPDGRTLGLNLGFGFGDTSAATENTLLLQGRIHKLGQVDFEYDSRNFMRPWRMTSPDGRLSLEFTPFMERVARTNLLLIASEVHQMFGHYEGQVVTDEGETVSVRGLIGWVEEHHARW